From Platichthys flesus chromosome 7, fPlaFle2.1, whole genome shotgun sequence:
AGTCTGGGTGAGCCTCTGCTGCTCAGCGGACGCATTAATGGTGAGAGCCATGAGGCCTGCAGAGCGCCGGGTGGAGTGGAGCGACCAAAGCCCTGCGATGTGTGTGCTTCACCGCACGCTACATACTGCAGGTCAGCTGACTGCAGCAAAGGAGAGGTACTTGGtaggcagcaggaggaggaagagggggaggaggaggaggaggaggaggaggacatgaggcCTCGCTGCATGTCTGCCTCTCAAAGGAGAGCAGCTGCCAAAATCTCTGGGGTGATGTCACCCAGCAGGGAATCCTCCCAATCCAGCTAACTGTGCATCCACTGGTTTGGAGTCAGATGTGCAGAGTCCTGTGAGACCAGTGAAGAGCTGAGGGAAGCTGCCGTGAATTCAGATGAGCCCAGTTTGTTTATCAGATTCTTTCTCACCACCAGAGGGCAGTTCAAACCCGACATTTGAAAATCAAATACTGATActggttttaaaaaacaaagtgatCCTCAGAACAGAGCTCATATTATCCCGGAACAAAAGTCCGTCTGGGGTTTTAATCCCTGTCGGCTTGTGAAGTGGGACGATTGTAATTTTCAATCTTTGCTGTGAGGCGGCTTTGTGCAGCAAGTCCTGTATGAAAAGTTCTGTACaaacaaagtttattattattattattctcattgTTCTATTGTGCTGTGGATGAGCGTGTTGTCAACTCCAGGCCGGCAGTTCGATCCCTGTCTGCCCCATTCTGCAAGTGTCTCTTGATGCTGAACCTGAACTCATGTTATGAGTTATGAGTCTGAAATGAAACTTAACCAACAAACTAAATAACAAACTTGTAACTACACAAAAATGACAGTTACTCTTGTCGTGGCAATTCTGCAAATTCCACTCTGACAACGAGGAACGAGACACAAACCTCTGACAGTGTTGTCACAATTTAATTCTCAGAGCGCGATCTGAAGCGTTTCTTTCTCTTTACACATTAAGCTCCTTCCTCTCCTGGTTCAGGCTGTTTCTAAGTCAAAGGTCGGATTTTCTGATGACATCCAGGCAACCAAGCCTTTGTTAAAGCAATCAGGCCGAGATTCATTCAGTGGGCCAGGATATGATCAAGACTAGACTGTTTAAGATTCAATCCTGATCAAGCAAAGGGGAAATTAACACGATTACAATGTGCCTGATCAAAATGTTACGTTTCCCTCACACTCTTCTTCATTCATGTTAATTTATCCAGTTGAGATGTTTTGTGCTTTTAGAGACTGTGTTTGTTATAAGTTCAGTTAATCAGCCGTCGGGTCACTTCACTGATGCTGCTCGTCATTCGAGTTAAGACTTATTATCTCTGAATTATCTTTTTATCTTTGGTTTTATCCATTTCTCACAATAGTTGACCCCCATAGCTGGACTGGGTTGATGACTAAACACAGTGGTTGGTTTTGTGTAgacatttaaaactgtttttaaatatttcatcataGTTTGTGTTCAGACCCAAATTGACCCTCAGAGACACTAAAGTCTTCTCATTCTCAGAACCAGGAAAAGAAAGTTCATTTAaaagagtaaaacatttaaacagatgTGTTCTGTGAACAAAGTGTCATCGTTTAGAACAGAGAGTTACTTCCAGACACACATCAGTTCTCTGAGTCGACTACAAAGCTCCTCAAATATCAAATGTCaacaaaacataataaaaatcttTTCCAAGAAATGAAAAAGTTGGAAATCGTGAACCCCGTATCTGGGAGTCAGATGCCAGACGTTTCAATCAGGAAACATCATCGTGCAGCTTCGGCCGATGTTCAAAGTCTATGAAGCAGTTTCTCTTTGGCTAACGACCAGTAACAGGCTTTGTTTCCATTTCTGAAGAAGCTCAGCTCGTTAGTGAAGGTACTAAAACGTTCTATTGTGACAGACGTTTGCTTTGGCAGGAGTACAGCACGTCCTCCCAAACCACAGCCTGGAGTtggtcctcacacacacatactcacaaacacacacacacacactcacgtgtTTGTACttctgtcttagtgaggacacccATCGAGGTAATGCATTCCCAGACCCTTGCCCTCaccttaaccatccaaactagatgcttaaccctaacccaaccctaacctaaaccaagTCCTGACCCTGCAACAGCCCATTGAAAAGTCAGGactggtcaaaatgtcctcactttccaaaaatatcCTCCATCTGTAGGGTCTATATGtctaaaatggtcctcacaaagatatacaTTACACAGCGTGCAGACTCTCAGAGGGGACATCCTCCTCTGGTGATCAGTTTGTGAACATGTGCACGTTTGTTAGCTTTAGACGAGTTGTAATTGAGATTGTCCTTCTAAGCATTTCACATTATTACTGAGCAGGAGACCGAGAAGAAACAATCAAGTCCATGAAATAACAAGAAAAGACAGCTGCTCTCTTAACTTCCATCTCTTCTGGTGCGATTTCCCTCAACGTGGAAACTGCGTCACTGCTGCTTGACGCATGTCCGACATCCAGCAGCTTGTTGTTACTCTCCCTGTCGGGATGAATCTATGCACATGTGTTAGTTGATGCTTCACCGCCGGTTGTGTGTCTCACGCTCTCTGCGGGAACCTCACCTGCGCTGTTACACCTGCGGAGCCTCATGTGTTCCAGCTGGGGAAACTCCATTCTGTGCTACGCTCCCATGAAGCCGGCAGCAGAGCCGCACAAACCAGGATGAACAGGACTGATGCTCTCCTGAGAGAAACTAGACCCTTAATGCCACAGGATTctccacccacccccacccgTTCCTGCAAGTCGTCTCTTTTTCACTAACAGGGACATATGATAGCAGCTCCCAGGGCTTGGCCTTTACTGTTTGCCAGGGCCGGAGTTCACGACGCACACATGTGGTGAGTGAGCAGCCGCACTCGGAGGGCGCAGCACGACAAGTGCAAAGGTCGCTGAGGAGCACTTTGTTGTTGCTCTGGTTGCATGAGGAGGCCTCGGCCACATTTCTACCAGCACTCACCAGTCACTCATCCCGCAGGTCGGCTGTACACTCCtccacaaagagagagggaacgCATGACACAATCAAATGATGAtgaacaactttatttattgttacaGTCAGGTACTGAACCATCACGGTGGTTTAAATACTACGACTGGACGATTCACAGGATAAATCAAATCCAAAGTACGGGCCACTTGTAGGACTTGACTTTGTGAagtgtttaaaataaacaagtgATGACACTTCTGCTCATCATGCTGCTGCAACTCAGAAGTAAGATTCCAGAGTGAACACACATGAAGTATTAATATTCAGTTTGATTAGTAAAAAGGTTTTATAGTGTTGAGCTACAGGAGGACTCTCTCCAAACCGTGAATCATGTTGACACATCTACAACAGAGTTGAACCAGTAAATTACAAGCGAAGCTAATTATAAACTAAAACAGGACGTTTCTGCTGCCGGCAGCTGTGGTTTGTAAAATCCAGTCCAGTCTGTGAGTTTGTCGGTTTGGCCACGTTCCAGACGGAAGAAGAGGAATCCTCACGTGACCTTTCCTCTGCTGTAACACCGACGGACccaccatgtttaaaaaaagactcaaGCAGCAGAACTGTTGCATAACAACACAAGCATATAACAGAACCATTGTGTGTTATGTTCCATTAACGTGAAATCTGAAAGGTTTGAAATAACTTTAGACACAAGACCTTTTCACGATTGGATGATACAGAATGACTCTGCACAGTTAAACACGGGGATGCAGTGGAGAAGGGCAGTGGAGAAGTTCACGCCCCAGTTGGTGCAGGGTCTCTCTCTGAAGAGTTTACATACGTTCTCCCAGTGTCAGTGGGTTTGTGTCTATAAATCATCTGCAGCCCGCTCACACTCCTCCAAAGGAAAAGCAGTAGATGGAAGGACGATGAAAACAAAGTTCATAAGCTTGTGTATCTACTCCAATCAGTATTTCACATTTCAGACAAGAAAAAGCATTGTTGAAAGTAGAAAGCTTCTCTTCCTGTCACGGTTTATCAGTCACATCTCTATGAGGCCCAGGCtatgaaagggggggggggactattcTAGCAAATATGAAATTCCTTTACATCCGCCGAGTTATCAAACCTAACAGTTATTCAGAAAACCACCGACCACCTTTATCTCATGAATTATTGAAGCGTTGCACATATGTTCCTGCTTCAACAcaattgtttttatcatttccGTGAAAATCCCCAAAGTGGATGAAATCGGCTCCAGATGTCTTCGgctgaagcaaaacaaaaccgcGGCCACAGGAACAAATCTGGGCGGAGGGTTTTTCAGGAGGGGGCCTCTGCACCGGGCTTCtgagaacagcagcagaggactgGGCCGATTCAGGGACATGCAGGGTTATACATTCACTTGTCTTTAAACAGGGCTGTTGCATGATAAGGTCAAACACTGGATTCTCCCTGGTTCAGCCGACGAGTCGCAGTGTGAGGCTGCAGAGGGCGGAGGTAAGAATTGATTTTTACTCACAAACTGGTTTTCAAAGCGTCTGGGgaaaatgtggttttgtttAATGTGCAGATGATTCATCTCGccacagttttctttattcaaacgGGTTGGAGACGCCTGTTGCTTCACACTCTGCATCTGCCTCAAGCTGCTACTGAAGACACAGCCTCACAGACCACACGCTTTCACgccctgtgttttgtttgtcttgacATGTGTCCTCCCAGCAGCTCAGAtggaacatgtgtttttttcctgtgaacTGAGGTTTCATAACGGCTGCTGCTCTTAATTCCATTTCATGATGTGATGATTTATCAGGCAGAAAATCCCCCACAGGGTTGGTCTCATAAACATTTCAGGTTCCAGATGGTTCTGCTAACATGAGTATTTACACTTATTACATATAATAAGTATCATGTGCACAAGGACTTTGACTGGAGATTACTTCACTGTGACTTGAGACTCTGTTCAAAGAGCAAAAAGTAGCGGACCAGTCACATTTAGAGAAAACAAAGCCTCATGTCTTCTGTGATCTGGAGACAAAGGACAGCttaaagaacccccccccccccccccccccccagggtgCTTCCTCTTCACATCTTGGTGTTAAACCTGCCCCTAGACACAACTTTCAACCACTATTGGTCACTGTGTGCCCTATGACCTTGAGGTCACCAGGCCAATAAAAGCCCagttccccctctctcccttctcttttctACTCACTTCTCCGAGGGAAGACGtggttgtctctctctctctactcacATTGGAGGACACCTGAGTGTCTCTCGTGCTCACCCAACCAGGGAGATCTTTTCCCTGGCCGAGCTCTTCTGACCTCCGAGCAGGCCTGCCAGGAGCAGACTGCATGAACTGGTAACCCAACTCGGCTACTTACACTGGGCCGTGCACAGGACTGTTTAATTCTATTCATGCAGTGTCTTTTAAGGATGATTTGTGATATATATTGGAATTAAGTTATTTGAAAATCTAATGTTAGTTCTTCTTTTAATACTTTctctgacctcagacacaaacatctcCTCAAACTTAACACATACATGTTAtactcacatacacatgtacataGTATGTACacgttagtttgtgtgtttttgctttaaatatttttatgctaaatgtttttctttaacacaaATGTTGTCCACATGAATGTTTCATAAGTGTGAATTTTGCAAACATCTACACTGTCAATaactatatatgtgtgtatttttttatagaaattAAAGACAAAGCTCGCTACTTTTCCATTATATCACTCGAAACTTGctcatataaattatatttttggtGACCCAGATATGTCAAGTTTAATAACCTactatatattttcatattttttatatattttaaatcagaATGGATTGTAGGTATTAAACATGGTGTCTCTGTTCTTAATCAGAAGATTGAGTTGTGTCTTGTCAGTGGGAATTAAATCctgttggagctgtagttgtgTTGATTTTCTCTCGCTCATTAAAACATAATGGAGATAATGTGCAGATTCTTTCTGTTGCATAAATAAGCTGCAGATGTTTCCTCATCGGGTTCTGTCTTTCTTCTGCAGCAATGGAGTCCCATCGAGCTCTGGCGTTCGTCTTACTGTTTTCGGCGACTCTGGCCTCCTGCTGTGATGGCGGCAAAGTGCTGGTCTACCCCGTGGATGGGAGCCACTGGCTGAACATGAAAATCCTGGTGGAGGCGCTTCACTCTCAGGGCCATCAAATCACGGTGCTGCGCTCCACCACCAGCTGGTACGTCTCCGAACTCTCCCCCCATTACAGATCGATCACCGTCCACCAGGAGCAGGCCCAGAACCTGGAGAGCCAGTCCTTCATGACCTCTTTCCTGAAGAGGTCGCTCGACATCCGCCGACAGCAGGGCTCTCCGTGGGCGTTCGTGGAGTTTTACAGGAACCTTTTTGAAATGATGGGGGAGAACCAGCATACTGTGGCGAAACTGGTTGTCAGCATCTTTGAGAATAAGACGCTGATGCAGGAGCTGAGGGAAACTGGATATGACCTCTGTCTGACGGACCCGGCGTTTCCCGCCGGCGTGCTGGTGGCACATCACCTCAAACTTCCCCTGGTTCTGAACGTGCGCTGGCTTTTCAATGGCGAGGCTCACTTTGCCGTTGCTCCTTCTCCTTTGTCCTACGTCCCCCAGTTGTTTACTCACAGCTCAGACTCGATGAACCTTTTTCAAAGAACCCAGAATATAATCTATCACAGCATACTGgtgtacatgtaccactacgtCTCAAATCCGCCTTACCAGGCTGTTTGTGATAAATATTTCGGAAAGGACGTCAACGTCATGTCTCTCATCCAGGGAGCAGATCTGTGGCTAATGCGAGTGGACTTCACATTCGAGTTCCCCCGGCCCACTATGCCAAACGTGGTCTACATCGGCGGATTCCAGGGAAAACCCCCCAAGCCTCTTCCAACGGATTTGGAAGAATTCGTGCAGAGCTCGGGTGAACACGGGGTGGTCGTCATGACCCTGGGGACCCTGCTGAACGACCTCGGCCCCGAGATATCAGAGATCATCGCCTCAGCGTTCGCCAACCTCCCGCAGAAGGTGGTGTGGAGACACACCGGGAAAAGGCCGGTCACACTTGGGAACAACACCATGCTGGTGAAGTGGCTGCCTCAAAATGACATACTCGGTCATGCTAAGACCAAGGTGTTTGTCACGCACGGCGGCACCAACGGGATCTACGAGGCCATCTACCAAAGCGTCCCCATCCTGGGCATCCCCCTCATCTTCGATCAGTACGACAACATGGTGCGTCTGAGGGCGCGGGGAGTAGCTGAGATCGTTGAGGTGACAACTATGGATGTGGAGTCTCTAACAAGTACCCTGAGGAACATCGTAGACCCGGAGAAGCCGTACAAACAGAACATGGTCAAACTGTCCCAGCTGCACCGCGACAAACCAATGAAGCCCTTAGACAGCGCCGTCTTCTGGATGGAGTTCGTCATGAGGCACGGGGGGGCAGCTCATCTGCGCACAGAGTCATACAAGCTGCCTTGGTATTCGTACTATTGTCTCGATGTGATGGCAGTGATTGCGGCGTTCGGCCTGATGGTCATTGCAtcagtctgggtttcctgtagaTTTCTCATCAGACGCTTCATATGGACCAAGACCTCCTCTTCCAAGTCCAAGAGGGAATAGAGGAGGGGTTTGCTTTGTTGGGtcaacttgacctttgacatttaACCACCAAAATCGAATGAGTTCAACCGTGAATCCAAGAATAATTGCACAAAATTTGGGGAAATTACTTTGCATTCAAGGGAATGGGCCGaatgggaggaatgggaggaatGGCACGGACAACCTGAAAACCTAATACCTCCGGCCTCTGGCTATTGCCGGCGCGGAGGCATAATGGTTTGTTGCGCCAGACGGGAGAATGTCAATCACCTGTGATGGTTCAGACTTTGACTTTGGCTTTAGATTGTTGTTTCTGCAGAAGTTGCTTATTCACCTGTTTgcttgatttattatttaattttaatagaTTTATATCGATCAATTGCAAATGTTTTGAGTTTTGTCATAGGGAGTTTTGTTGTCCTGTCCAGCGCCCAACTATCATTTCTGCTGATAAAATGAGTCTTCACCGAAGAGAGAAGAAACCGACACAGTGCAGTTTACTGGTTTCCTCTGTGGTTCATATCTGAGCAGCCACACTAACTGTAGTTATGAGTTCACCCAGTTCTCTGTGCCAGTATCTTCAGGTTTTTCTTCCTCAAAAAATAAAGCTGCTTTAACTCTCAGAAATGTTTGCGTGATTTCTCTGATGCTTGTATGTCTTTGCTCAATCACAATATCGTTATCTTGCAGAATGTGTCTCCGGCCTGACTTCAAACTCCGTCCTTTAGCTGCCGGTCGACCACAGCTACTAAGATTTCaacagaacaagagatataacTCATTCTGTCTCCTGAGCACAGGTTTGGACAAATGCTTCTCCTGCAGATTGGCTGATGCATGAAAAGTCCTGCATGTaggaatgtgtctgtgcagtcAATCATTACACCTCCTTGTCACTTACACTCCTCCTCAACGTGGGAGTAAACAGAAACATAAACCTTCTTTCTCCTGAGTGTCTTATCTCAACACTGGGCCTGTTGACATTCACCTCATTATATTTGATTCTAAGGAGGCAGACGACAGAATCCTTCCTCTGTTCTACGTGATAGAAACTGGGTCAGAACTACACGACCCACGAATGACTCTTTTGGAtaatggtgaaaatgtaaaaaaagaaaaaacacacacaccgtctcGCAGGGTTAAAGAAAGGGTCGAAAAGTTCCTTGTTCTGCCTCCTCATCCAGATCCTCAACAGGATGAATCATCTCCTCGTCAATGGCTCATCCTTCtgccaagttttgtggaaatcacTTCTGTAGTTTTGGCAACAAACAGCTTTGACtaattgttttagtttgtttaagGCTCCTCGTGTCGTGACGGTTTCATCATATAAAAAGTACAGGTGCAGAATTGGAGTCATGTTAGAATGCAGACATTTGAGTGATGAAGATGCTTCCACACGTTTATATTGGAAGGTAGGAGTCGCCCTCTGGTGGCAGAGGCCAGCcacgttttttttcccttcaccaACTCTAAATaaactgaaagaggaacagGGTCAAACCTTTGCATGCGATGTGTAATGTGTCGCACGCACACGTATATTCGTACATGTGGTCGAGTTGAATGAGGAAACACGAATAGGAAAAACCCCAAACCCACCACAGAAGAAGTTTAGAGCAGTGATCTCAGAGTTTCTGTTTCCACCTTTCACCTAGTCGACTATCGAGAAATCATCAGTGGGGATTTTGAAAGATGTAAATTATGACCATTTCACAcgcagaaaaaaatcattaaatttGGAAATGCAAATGGTTGATGGACCAAATTTGAGTATAAATATTGACACTTAAATCTGCAGTTGTCCTTTTACAGTCTAAACAAATCAAAAGCATCCTGACCTGAACACAGTGCACGGCTTCGATGTTCAAgcagaaatagtttttttttatgtgaaacTCATCTACAATTTGCATcctataaaaatatattcagtCAACTTCCTCTTTTTTAAAACTAGAATACATCTTCAACCGCAACACGTGCTGCAAACTCTCCGCAAACCTCCACTAGAATAAAACAGAGACAGTCGGAGCTGACATTTAATTTTTTAGCGTGTTACCAGCAATTTGAAACACAGATTAAAAAGGGAATATGTTACAGTGGGTAGCTCAATCCAGTTAAATACAGATGATGCAATTGCTGATCTTCATTCACACTGTAGAAACCGTGGTGGTGAACGGGCGCATGATGGCTTGACGAGCAGATGTCAAAACTGAGTCGGAGTCTTTACTTGCGTTAAGGTAAACCAGAGGGTTGATGGCGCTGTTCAGACAAACCAGTCCACGACCTATCTGATGGGCGATGTAAACTCCGTTGGACCACCTGTGACAGTTCCCGTGTTTTCTCAGAACTCTTGACCAGAGATTTAGGTTCTTGAACAGGTGATAGGGGATGtaacaaacagagaagagaaggatcAAAATGAACAGCAACCTTAGGCTCCTTTGCTTCAGATCCTTGTCGACGTTGTTTTTGGAGCAAAGTGTAATAATCATATGTCCGTAGCAGCCCAGTGTGATGAGGAGTGGGATACAAAACCCAGTCAGGGTCCTCCCCAGGCTGTAGTTCAGGTAATCCTCCACGGATGCGCTGTGTGTGGTCTCGTAGCAGCTCTCAGTGCGGTTTCTAGACGTCTTGATGTAGAACACGTCTGGAAGACTCTGGGCAGCCACCAGCAGCCACACGAGGACTGAGATGTTCACAGAATGAGTGACAGTGATTCTTCCCAACACTTTCATCGGGTGAACAATAGCCAGGTACCTGTACACGCTGATGCAGGTAAGGAATCCGATGCTGCCGTAGAGGTTCAGGTTGAAGCAGAATCTCGTTATCTTGCAGAATGTAGCTCCAAAGATCCACTCACTGTCCCTGAAGTAGTAAACCACTAGAAATGGCAGCGTGAGCAGATATAAAATATCTGCAAGTCCCAGGTTGAGAACAAACACGTTGACGCTTCCCAGTTTCTTCCAGTTCTGCCGCAAAGACTTCAACCCCCATGCGTTAGCAACCAGGCCGACGATGAAGACCAAGATTAAAACAGGAGGCAGGAATCTGCCGGAGAAATCAAAGCTGACAATACAAAAGGTTTTGTTCATGTTCTCCTGAGCTGCAGTTCTTCCTCCTCGTGAATGTGATTGTCTCTTCTGGTTTCACATCTCAGGTCTCTGCACACTTAATCTAAGTTCCTTCATGTACTTTGTTTCAGGAAACTACGTCAATGACGCGGTGATGGTGCCAGAAGCAGAAGCCAGAAGCAGGGACTGATACACCCAGGAAGTGGTGCAGTGAAGTTTAGATCTGTTTTACTACCAGGCTGGTAACAGACAGCAGGtggtaaaaaatgttttaactttgTGCCCGTGTGGTTTTTAATATCCCTTGTGCTTCATAAATAAACTGCCTTGCTCAATGTGAGGTCAGATGTTAGAGGGAACAACACAAGAGAAGCTCTGGGTGGggttatataatataaactaGTACTGGACATCAGTTAGACTTCATGTCCAGCAGACGTCAGGTCTACCAAGGTCTTTCATAAAAATAGTAATACTAGTTataaatttggtttcattttcatATGGCATCAGCTCAttacaggaggaagaaggaaatgaAACGTTTGGAAAAAGGCTTTTCAAACTTGAATGTGTGACTTCAGcaaggaaatgaaaaacatcaatTTAGAATAGAAACAGTCATCAGGAATGTAAATGTAGGACCTTTGTAAAATATTGACATTGCATTGGTCGAGTCAGTAAACAAGATCTGTCAACACAGAGGCTAGAGTCATTCTGAgtcttttttaattcattttgatttgtgacTTGAAACGACATCGCCTTATATCAAAGTAAATACGTctctaaaaacattttcataaccAAAGTAACATTGAGATCAATGTCCTCGATTCATAGTTTATTATCATTGAGACTCAATAGGCTCAAATATATGAAACTTATTGCTTCAGTCAAGATGTTTCCAGTTGTGAAACATCAGGAGAATCAGATTCAATtttctacattaaaaaaaaagtcaaatgtacttttacatcaTTTTACTTTTAACTTTGAGTTCAAGATCAGGCCCCTTTAATTAAAAGGTTGCAGTTCCCTCTGAGGAGCTTTGTATCAGTGCACGTCTTTCAAAACAATCTCAAAAACCCACTTAGAACCTTTAACTACTGCTTTCTGGTTAATAGTGTTGTGCAATAAGAGGTAGAATTGatgttggctaattattaataatcataaaatatgattattaaaataatacaattacttattacaaataatacaattattaattgAAAGGATAAAGTTATCATTTAAgaataatgaaattattaatgaaaaaacattacaattatcaatcaatattaatacaatttgtAATTATAAAGTATAAAAGAGGGGGCACCACCCTCTTATCAGGGACCAACAATCAAATTTcaagatcagaatcagaagtattttattgcaaagtaggtttacacctacaaggaatttgctctggttattggtgcatacaatgaacatgaacatagaaacataaaaatgcaataaatacaAGATACATagagatcagtctcatttagatctagttcaattataAATCTCttaatttacttttaaagattatataatgaacagtgaaggttatggagttcttgacagtgtagaggttggccAAATTCCCTATGCAgcattaatgaaagaacatttgtgacagaaaaacatttattatgtataaatacacaaactagTAACAGAGTACTCACTACACAaagatatgtgtgtgagtgtgtgtgtatgtaagtcAGAGTGCTTCCCAAAATGGTGGCGGGCCAAAAGGATAAggatagccccccccccccccccccccccccccattgggATGTTATCGACATGCAGCGGGGGTCTGAGCTAATGAGGTGAAGactatgtttgtgtctgtggtgatgttaAGTCGGAGAATGAAAGAGTCAGAGAGATATGCAAAGAAAGCCTGTGAAGAGCACAACTAACATTATCTTTCAAATAACTTGTCACCACAATATCACAACACATATCACACTTATAAACGTCACACAGAATCGTATAATCAGTCTTGCTTGGTCTAGTATAACTATTAAGCCCAGTTGTGTTACCCATCCGTGGAGATGGTGAATAAGGAAGTTGCAGTTCTGTGAAGTCTTTTGGCTGGTCGTATGATTTCTGCCTTCGCggttctgttgagctgtggGGCTCAGTTGCTGGTtgaagttctcctgcaggacatcgagtcACTACTAGGAGTTTGGTTGAGCTTGCAGTGCGAGGAGGTTTCCTTGGTGAGATGAGCTGGAAGCTGCACCTTTGCGCTCCTCTCGAATAGTTGGATGGAAAGAGAAGGTATGACCTGGAGCAGCCAGCTTCCCCTCGGCGAtacaggagaagagaggctggacagccctCAGCCTTGGAGGGattgtagaaaaaaagagaatggGGGAAACCTGAGTCGAGCTCAGGCACAGTCCAGTGCATCAGCTGCTAAAGCTCATATTTAAGCTGCTTTAGCTCTCAACTCTTCCAATCCTCAACTGCAAAGCCACGTCACAACCGCCTCAGACCCAGCTCCAGATGATGCAATTCATTCACACCGTTGAAACCGTGGTGATGAACGGGCGCATGATTGCTTGACGAGCACCTGTCAAAACTGAGTTGGAGTCTTTACGTACATTGAGGTAAACCAGGGGGTTGAGGGCGCTGT
This genomic window contains:
- the LOC133956132 gene encoding UDP-glucuronosyltransferase 2C1-like, which produces MESHRALAFVLLFSATLASCCDGGKVLVYPVDGSHWLNMKILVEALHSQGHQITVLRSTTSWYVSELSPHYRSITVHQEQAQNLESQSFMTSFLKRSLDIRRQQGSPWAFVEFYRNLFEMMGENQHTVAKLVVSIFENKTLMQELRETGYDLCLTDPAFPAGVLVAHHLKLPLVLNVRWLFNGEAHFAVAPSPLSYVPQLFTHSSDSMNLFQRTQNIIYHSILVYMYHYVSNPPYQAVCDKYFGKDVNVMSLIQGADLWLMRVDFTFEFPRPTMPNVVYIGGFQGKPPKPLPTDLEEFVQSSGEHGVVVMTLGTLLNDLGPEISEIIASAFANLPQKVVWRHTGKRPVTLGNNTMLVKWLPQNDILGHAKTKVFVTHGGTNGIYEAIYQSVPILGIPLIFDQYDNMVRLRARGVAEIVEVTTMDVESLTSTLRNIVDPEKPYKQNMVKLSQLHRDKPMKPLDSAVFWMEFVMRHGGAAHLRTESYKLPWYSYYCLDVMAVIAAFGLMVIASVWVSCRFLIRRFIWTKTSSSKSKRE
- the LOC133956161 gene encoding P2Y purinoceptor 1-like, which produces MNKTFCIVSFDFSGRFLPPVLILVFIVGLVANAWGLKSLRQNWKKLGSVNVFVLNLGLADILYLLTLPFLVVYYFRDSEWIFGATFCKITRFCFNLNLYGSIGFLTCISVYRYLAIVHPMKVLGRITVTHSVNISVLVWLLVAAQSLPDVFYIKTSRNRTESCYETTHSASVEDYLNYSLGRTLTGFCIPLLITLGCYGHMIITLCSKNNVDKDLKQRSLRLLFILILLFSVCYIPYHLFKNLNLWSRVLRKHGNCHRWSNGVYIAHQIGRGLVCLNSAINPLVYLNASKDSDSVLTSARQAIMRPFTTTVSTV